From one Enterococcus sp. DIV2402 genomic stretch:
- a CDS encoding MurR/RpiR family transcriptional regulator, which yields MKLQRLIHHYAKDLSELDLEILHYIVEHTEEVVNLSILDLAERVHSSKSSILRLTKKMGFSGYSEFKYFLRQEQQHLLVEESEKQIYDKQLDDIQQTLDYIRSVDLQPINELLSKSKTIYCYSTGFSQKKPLEEFSKMMLSLEKRVIILPNKTELDMAMPMITSDDCFMVTSVSGETADVKENLTTFHMRQIPVIAITASGNNYFARNSTHHLNYYCSPFTIGKKHSEVISLITLHCLIDYLYRSYGIYQLTEG from the coding sequence TGATTCATCACTATGCCAAAGACTTAAGTGAGCTAGATTTAGAAATTTTGCATTACATTGTAGAACACACAGAGGAAGTTGTTAACTTAAGTATTCTTGATTTAGCCGAAAGAGTCCATTCATCCAAGTCATCGATTTTACGCTTGACGAAAAAAATGGGCTTTTCCGGTTATTCTGAATTCAAATATTTTTTGCGACAAGAACAACAACATTTATTAGTTGAAGAAAGCGAAAAACAAATCTACGATAAACAATTGGATGATATCCAACAAACACTGGATTATATCCGCTCCGTTGATTTGCAACCAATTAACGAACTACTTAGTAAAAGTAAAACGATCTATTGTTACTCAACTGGATTCTCTCAGAAAAAGCCCTTAGAAGAATTTTCAAAAATGATGTTATCACTAGAAAAAAGAGTCATTATCTTACCCAATAAAACGGAATTAGATATGGCCATGCCTATGATTACCAGTGATGATTGCTTTATGGTGACTTCTGTCAGTGGGGAAACAGCAGATGTAAAAGAAAATCTGACGACATTTCATATGCGTCAAATCCCTGTAATTGCGATTACAGCATCTGGCAATAACTATTTTGCTCGTAATAGTACGCATCACTTAAACTATTATTGCTCCCCTTTTACTATCGGGAAAAAACATAGTGAAGTCATTTCATTAATAACTTTGCATTGTTTAATTGATTACTTGTATCGTTCTTACGGGATTTACCAATTAACGGAGGGATAA
- a CDS encoding PTS sugar transporter subunit IIA, with translation MFSLFKKKKATLHSPTTGMLIPLSQVSDPVFAEGMMGPGLAIEPTIAEIYAPVEGTITTIFPTKHAIGVKAKNGKDILLHIGIDTVELNGEGFDIHVKEGDKVSPDTLLARVDHQLLKAKGKASTLMVLFPEEKELPSVQERSITAKEEIFSLD, from the coding sequence ATGTTTTCATTATTTAAAAAGAAAAAAGCGACGCTACACAGTCCAACAACAGGGATGTTGATTCCGTTGTCTCAAGTGAGCGATCCAGTATTTGCAGAAGGTATGATGGGACCTGGGCTAGCAATCGAACCGACTATTGCTGAAATCTACGCACCGGTCGAAGGAACAATCACTACCATTTTTCCAACGAAACATGCCATTGGCGTCAAAGCCAAAAACGGCAAAGACATTTTGCTACATATTGGCATTGATACCGTTGAATTAAATGGGGAAGGTTTCGATATCCACGTAAAAGAAGGCGATAAAGTGTCACCTGACACCTTACTAGCACGTGTTGATCATCAATTGCTTAAAGCAAAAGGCAAAGCGTCAACATTGATGGTTTTATTCCCTGAAGAAAAAGAACTACCTAGTGTTCAAGAGCGTAGCATTACTGCGAAAGAAGAAATTTTTTCATTAGATTAA
- a CDS encoding endonuclease/exonuclease/phosphatase family protein: MKVLTLNTHSWMEEHPEEKFEQLAEMILKEEYDVIALQEVNQGIKSEPGIVGDLYCPTTDMVIHEDNFVLRLVDYLAANDVEYYWTWTFCHIGYQKFHEGLALLSKNPILPKDYLVSQYDGAEDHRRRPLLTGVTEIVGQMVRVCSGHYSWWSQEGFVTEWQNTVAVLKDSPYPLLVMGDFNNPEGTEGYQLVTASELGLMDTFVTSEEQIGSYTVSKAIDGWNDNQGNLRIDYIFATKEFVPETYQVMFDGISGPVVSDHFGVAVKFN; the protein is encoded by the coding sequence ATGAAAGTATTAACGTTAAATACCCATAGTTGGATGGAAGAACATCCAGAAGAGAAATTTGAACAATTAGCAGAGATGATTTTAAAAGAAGAATATGACGTGATTGCTTTGCAAGAAGTTAATCAAGGAATTAAGTCAGAACCAGGGATTGTAGGCGACTTATATTGTCCTACAACAGATATGGTTATTCATGAAGATAATTTTGTTTTGCGATTAGTGGATTATTTAGCTGCAAATGATGTCGAATACTACTGGACATGGACATTTTGTCATATTGGTTATCAAAAATTTCACGAAGGTTTGGCATTATTGTCTAAAAATCCGATTTTACCAAAAGATTATTTAGTCTCTCAATATGATGGTGCCGAGGATCATCGTCGTCGTCCGTTATTAACAGGAGTGACAGAAATTGTTGGGCAAATGGTTCGTGTATGTAGCGGGCATTATTCTTGGTGGTCACAAGAGGGATTTGTAACGGAGTGGCAAAATACGGTAGCAGTTTTAAAAGATAGTCCGTATCCTTTGTTAGTGATGGGCGACTTCAACAACCCAGAAGGCACAGAAGGCTACCAGTTAGTGACAGCAAGCGAGTTAGGCTTAATGGATACCTTTGTAACATCTGAGGAACAAATCGGCTCATACACCGTTTCAAAGGCAATTGACGGTTGGAACGATAACCAAGGAAACTTGCGAATTGATTACATTTTTGCTACAAAAGAATTCGTGCCAGAAACTTATCAAGTGATGTTTGATGGGATTAGTGGACCAGTTGTTAGCGATCATTTTGGAGTTGCTGTAAAATTCAACTAA
- a CDS encoding glycoside hydrolase family 65 protein yields MQHIQRLFDIHPWKIATTKLDVENRRLQESLTSIGNGYMGMRGNFEEHYSADHHLGTYLAGVWYPDKTRVGWWKNGYPEYFGKVINAVNFIAMDITVNGETVDLSVINPQDFYMELDMETGILSRRFTVTVGGATIAFSFERFLSIAKKELAMIRMDAEVLEGHAAIHIVSKLDNNVQNEDSNYDEMFWEELAKGTTNDIHHLTTRTVPNDFGIEQFTVTSAMAHNVLPTTIETSELAIAATFDFQANAGEKIRLEKEVIVVTSRDFEEEKQVTTAIAYMTQFGSDYDALRQEQADAWRKRWDLADVTIEGDDAAQQGIRFNLFQLFSTYYGEDERLNIGPKGFTGEKYGGATYWDTEAYAVPLYLALADANVTKNLLKYRHNQLPQAQHNARQQGLKGALYPMVTFTGVECHNEWEITFEEIHRNGAIAYAIYNYTNYTGDTDYLKTNGLEVLVEIARFWADRVHYSKRNDAYMIHGVTGPNEYENNINNNWYTNTIATWVLNYTLENYLRYQEETTITISEEEQAKWREIIEKMYFPVDEELGVFVQHDTFLDKDLMNVTELDPKHLPLNQNWSWDRILRSCFIKQADVLQGIYFLGNQFTKEEKRRNFEFYEPMTVHESSLSPSIHAILAAELGMEDKALEMYERTARLDLDNYNNDTEDGLHITSMTGSWLGIVQGFAQMKTFDEVLSFAPFVPKTWDSYAFHINYRGRLLAVSVTQEHVTLKLIDGEALTLTVYNDSYTLEDSLEIPVKNN; encoded by the coding sequence ATGCAACATATTCAACGTCTTTTTGATATTCATCCATGGAAAATTGCCACAACTAAACTTGATGTCGAAAATCGTCGTTTGCAAGAATCTTTGACAAGTATTGGAAACGGCTACATGGGTATGCGCGGTAACTTTGAAGAACATTATAGTGCAGACCACCATTTAGGAACGTATCTAGCCGGTGTCTGGTATCCTGATAAAACACGAGTTGGCTGGTGGAAAAACGGTTATCCAGAATATTTTGGTAAAGTAATTAATGCTGTGAACTTTATCGCTATGGATATCACTGTTAACGGTGAAACTGTTGACCTTTCAGTTATTAATCCGCAAGATTTTTACATGGAACTTGATATGGAAACAGGCATCTTATCACGTCGCTTTACTGTAACAGTTGGCGGTGCAACGATTGCTTTTTCTTTTGAACGTTTCTTAAGTATCGCAAAAAAAGAATTAGCTATGATTCGCATGGATGCTGAAGTTTTAGAAGGCCATGCAGCTATTCATATTGTTTCTAAATTAGATAACAACGTTCAAAATGAAGATAGTAACTACGATGAGATGTTCTGGGAGGAATTAGCCAAAGGAACGACTAATGATATTCATCATTTAACGACACGTACTGTGCCTAATGATTTTGGTATTGAACAATTTACAGTCACGTCAGCAATGGCGCACAACGTTTTACCAACAACCATTGAAACAAGTGAACTAGCGATTGCTGCTACGTTTGATTTTCAAGCGAATGCTGGCGAAAAAATTCGTTTAGAAAAAGAAGTTATCGTAGTAACTAGTCGTGATTTTGAAGAAGAAAAACAAGTAACAACCGCGATAGCATACATGACCCAGTTTGGTTCAGACTATGATGCTTTACGTCAAGAACAAGCAGATGCGTGGCGTAAACGTTGGGATTTAGCTGATGTGACAATTGAAGGCGATGACGCTGCTCAACAAGGGATTCGTTTTAACTTGTTCCAACTCTTCTCAACTTATTATGGCGAAGACGAGCGCTTAAACATTGGACCAAAAGGCTTTACCGGTGAAAAATATGGTGGTGCAACTTATTGGGATACAGAAGCGTATGCCGTACCGTTATATCTTGCTTTAGCTGATGCAAATGTCACTAAAAACTTATTAAAATACCGTCACAATCAATTACCACAAGCACAACACAATGCCCGTCAACAAGGTCTTAAAGGTGCACTTTACCCAATGGTTACTTTTACAGGAGTTGAATGCCATAATGAATGGGAAATTACCTTTGAAGAAATTCATCGTAATGGTGCAATTGCTTATGCTATTTACAACTATACAAATTACACAGGCGATACAGACTACCTTAAAACAAACGGCTTAGAAGTATTAGTCGAAATCGCACGTTTCTGGGCAGACCGCGTGCATTATTCAAAACGTAACGATGCGTATATGATTCATGGCGTAACTGGTCCAAATGAATATGAAAATAATATCAACAATAACTGGTACACTAATACAATTGCGACTTGGGTGTTAAACTATACGTTAGAAAACTACTTGCGTTATCAAGAAGAAACAACAATTACGATTTCAGAAGAAGAACAGGCGAAATGGCGTGAAATTATTGAAAAAATGTACTTCCCTGTTGATGAAGAACTTGGTGTGTTTGTCCAACATGATACATTCTTAGATAAAGATTTAATGAACGTCACTGAGTTAGATCCAAAACACTTACCATTAAATCAAAACTGGTCATGGGATCGAATTTTACGTTCTTGCTTTATCAAACAAGCGGATGTCTTACAAGGTATTTATTTCTTAGGCAATCAATTCACAAAAGAAGAAAAACGTCGTAACTTTGAATTTTATGAACCAATGACTGTTCATGAGTCTTCTCTCTCTCCTTCCATTCATGCGATCTTAGCCGCTGAATTGGGAATGGAAGACAAAGCCTTGGAAATGTACGAACGCACCGCACGTTTAGATTTAGACAACTATAACAACGATACAGAAGATGGCTTACACATTACTTCAATGACTGGTAGCTGGTTAGGAATTGTTCAAGGATTCGCTCAAATGAAAACCTTTGATGAAGTGTTAAGCTTTGCTCCTTTTGTTCCTAAAACTTGGGATTCTTATGCCTTTCATATCAACTATCGTGGGCGCCTGTTAGCTGTTTCTGTGACCCAAGAACACGTAACGTTGAAATTAATTGACGGGGAAGCCTTAACCTTAACTGTTTACAATGACAGTTACACATTAGAAGATTCTCTAGAAATCCCTGTAAAAAACAACTAG
- a CDS encoding LacI family DNA-binding transcriptional regulator: MSITVKDVAKKAGVATSTVSRVINDHPSISEETKKKVRKVMDELGYTPNLAARNLGKQISSAIGVVLPPLDSKERIGNPFHLETIETINDEARNYGMSVAIASARDFDTLLENVQRMHRQKQVDGFILTYSDKDDPIIRYLLEEAVPFTLIGQPYIAEEKTIYVDNDNQLLGKQATEYLIEEGHEQILFASNITHENLYYERFFGYQKALMMANLPVHSAATFESPDDYVRFEETLTNTKATAIVVLDDLFAVRIMQLVNLYGYRVPEDISIISFNNSIFATLIHPYLTSIDIDVPSLGKIATQRLMDQLNNKQQRSIRVVVPHRLIKRESVMKRNVQN; encoded by the coding sequence ATGAGTATTACGGTAAAAGATGTAGCAAAAAAAGCGGGCGTGGCGACATCCACCGTCTCCCGTGTCATCAATGACCATCCGAGTATTTCGGAAGAGACTAAGAAAAAAGTCCGCAAAGTAATGGATGAGTTAGGTTATACCCCGAATTTAGCTGCACGTAATCTTGGTAAACAGATTTCAAGTGCAATCGGCGTCGTATTACCGCCGTTAGATTCAAAAGAACGTATCGGTAATCCTTTTCACTTAGAGACCATTGAGACAATTAATGATGAAGCACGCAATTATGGCATGTCGGTAGCGATTGCTTCAGCACGAGACTTTGATACCCTGTTAGAAAATGTTCAGCGTATGCATCGTCAAAAGCAAGTCGATGGGTTCATTTTGACTTATTCTGATAAAGATGATCCAATTATTCGTTATTTATTAGAAGAAGCAGTCCCTTTCACTTTGATTGGGCAACCGTATATTGCGGAAGAGAAAACCATTTATGTGGATAATGACAATCAATTATTAGGTAAACAAGCAACTGAATATCTAATTGAAGAAGGTCACGAACAAATTCTCTTTGCAAGTAATATCACGCACGAGAATTTATATTATGAACGCTTTTTCGGCTATCAAAAAGCCTTAATGATGGCAAACTTGCCTGTTCATTCAGCAGCAACTTTTGAATCACCTGATGATTACGTTAGATTTGAAGAAACCTTGACCAATACGAAAGCAACAGCTATTGTGGTACTTGATGACTTATTTGCTGTACGAATCATGCAATTAGTCAATTTATACGGCTATCGAGTTCCTGAAGACATTTCTATTATCAGCTTTAACAATTCTATTTTTGCAACACTCATTCATCCCTATTTAACAAGTATTGATATCGATGTACCTTCCCTAGGTAAAATTGCCACACAACGTTTAATGGATCAATTAAACAATAAACAACAACGTAGTATTCGTGTAGTTGTTCCTCATCGCTTGATTAAACGTGAATCAGTGATGAAACGAAATGTTCAAAACTAA
- the manA gene encoding mannose-6-phosphate isomerase, class I yields the protein MQPLFMEPVFQEKIWGGSRLKTVFGFDIPNDHIGEDWAISAHPHGVSVVQNGPYKGQTLDALWAEHKELFGQPSEEVFPLLIKILDAEDDLSVQVHPDDTYGLEHEGELGKTECWYIIDAAPGAEIIYGHSATTREELAQMIEEERWDDLFVRVPVKKGDFFYVPSGTIHAIGKGILILETQQSSDTTYRVYDYDRTDDQGQTRELHIQQSVDVTTVPARTPEVSITEVRHGESAVVTYLKTDFFNVYEWQVKGVLNFVKQAPYTLATVIDGYGKLVVDGEVYELELGTSFILPDQITSWEIQGDVKIIASEPGEK from the coding sequence ATGCAACCATTATTTATGGAACCTGTATTTCAAGAGAAAATTTGGGGAGGAAGTCGATTAAAAACCGTCTTTGGTTTTGATATCCCCAATGACCATATTGGTGAAGATTGGGCGATTAGTGCCCATCCACATGGCGTTAGTGTTGTACAAAATGGGCCTTACAAAGGACAAACGTTAGATGCATTGTGGGCAGAACACAAGGAATTATTTGGTCAACCAAGCGAAGAAGTGTTCCCATTATTAATAAAAATTTTAGATGCAGAAGATGATTTATCTGTTCAAGTGCATCCAGATGATACTTATGGCTTAGAACACGAAGGAGAGCTTGGCAAAACGGAATGCTGGTATATTATTGATGCTGCACCAGGAGCAGAAATTATTTATGGACATTCAGCGACCACTCGTGAAGAACTCGCACAAATGATTGAAGAAGAACGTTGGGATGATTTATTTGTACGCGTGCCTGTTAAAAAAGGCGATTTCTTCTATGTTCCAAGTGGCACCATTCATGCGATTGGAAAAGGTATTTTAATTTTGGAAACCCAACAAAGTTCGGATACCACTTATCGCGTATATGATTATGATCGAACAGATGATCAAGGGCAAACTCGTGAGTTGCACATTCAACAATCGGTGGATGTCACAACTGTTCCTGCACGTACACCAGAAGTAAGTATTACCGAGGTAAGACATGGTGAATCTGCTGTAGTCACATATTTGAAAACCGACTTCTTTAATGTTTATGAATGGCAAGTAAAAGGTGTATTAAATTTTGTAAAACAAGCACCATACACCTTAGCAACAGTTATCGATGGTTATGGAAAATTAGTTGTTGATGGGGAAGTGTATGAGCTAGAATTAGGAACAAGCTTTATTTTGCCAGATCAAATTACTAGTTGGGAAATTCAAGGTGATGTAAAAATCATTGCCTCAGAACCTGGAGAAAAATAG
- a CDS encoding serine hydrolase domain-containing protein codes for MYPKTQAMIAKKLAQGVFPGVVYQFIEQENETHVLGDAAVLPEKEAMTQQHVFDVASLTKVICTTSVVLRLWEQDKLQIDAPLKQYLPTFANDQITLRHLLTHTSDIQTWIPNRDQLSAFELQKAYLTLQPGENLGKIVKYTDAGTILLGFMLEELLGKSATIIFQEEVLKPIGMTNSQFPPLTANRIVPTQQLADGTVIKGITHDPKARILGEHAGNAGLFTTIDDIHLFMRTYFEGSYLKSATIEWLLQDHTPMQNGKRSLGWDLKEDMFFHTGYTGTFLLIDPRKQQGFAFLSNRVHPVDKREDYKRHRDEIIAQYLSEKRLQNVL; via the coding sequence ATGTATCCTAAAACGCAAGCAATGATTGCTAAAAAACTAGCGCAAGGCGTTTTTCCTGGTGTCGTCTATCAATTTATTGAACAAGAAAATGAGACGCATGTTTTAGGAGACGCTGCGGTTTTACCGGAGAAAGAAGCGATGACGCAGCAGCATGTCTTTGATGTCGCTTCTTTAACTAAAGTCATTTGTACAACAAGTGTAGTATTACGTTTATGGGAACAAGATAAATTGCAGATAGATGCGCCCCTCAAACAATATTTACCTACTTTTGCGAATGATCAAATTACCTTACGCCATTTATTAACACATACCTCAGATATTCAAACGTGGATTCCCAATCGAGATCAATTATCTGCGTTTGAATTACAAAAAGCGTATCTAACTTTACAACCAGGGGAAAACCTAGGTAAAATAGTGAAATATACTGATGCAGGAACGATTTTATTAGGATTTATGTTAGAAGAATTATTAGGGAAATCCGCAACAATCATTTTTCAAGAAGAGGTCTTGAAGCCAATTGGCATGACAAACAGTCAGTTTCCACCACTAACTGCTAATCGGATTGTACCTACGCAACAATTGGCAGATGGGACAGTCATTAAAGGAATCACACATGATCCTAAAGCTCGCATTTTAGGAGAGCATGCGGGTAATGCAGGATTATTTACGACGATTGACGATATTCACTTGTTCATGCGAACTTATTTTGAGGGCAGTTATTTAAAGTCGGCAACTATCGAGTGGCTATTGCAGGATCATACCCCTATGCAAAACGGGAAGAGGTCATTAGGTTGGGATTTGAAAGAAGATATGTTTTTTCATACAGGGTACACGGGGACTTTTTTGCTAATCGATCCAAGGAAACAGCAAGGATTCGCCTTTTTATCGAATCGTGTGCATCCTGTTGATAAACGCGAAGACTATAAACGACACAGGGATGAAATTATTGCACAGTATTTATCTGAAAAACGATTACAAAACGTGCTATAA
- a CDS encoding DNA topology modulation protein FlaR: MKVAILGYSGSGKSTLAKHIAIMQQIPCLHLDTVQFIENWQTRPDEEAKALVKEFSAGANWVIDGNYTRYYQAERLEKADQIVLLLFPRWHALRRVVTRYFNYRGKTRPDMAEGCEEKIDWEFLWWVLYQGRTRAIRQHYQEIKDAYPDKTIIVRNQSELEKLYQQYH, encoded by the coding sequence ATGAAAGTAGCAATCTTAGGATATTCGGGAAGCGGAAAATCAACCTTAGCCAAACATATTGCCATAATGCAACAGATTCCTTGTTTGCATCTAGATACGGTGCAATTTATTGAAAATTGGCAGACGCGTCCCGATGAGGAAGCCAAGGCTCTTGTAAAAGAATTTTCAGCTGGAGCGAATTGGGTTATCGATGGAAATTACACACGCTATTATCAAGCTGAGCGTCTAGAGAAAGCTGATCAAATCGTATTGTTATTGTTTCCACGCTGGCATGCCTTGCGACGTGTGGTGACTCGCTATTTTAACTATCGTGGGAAAACTCGTCCAGACATGGCAGAAGGTTGCGAAGAAAAAATTGATTGGGAGTTTTTATGGTGGGTTTTATATCAAGGGCGCACTAGAGCAATTAGACAACATTATCAAGAAATTAAAGATGCTTATCCTGATAAAACCATTATTGTTCGCAATCAATCGGAATTAGAGAAGTTATACCAACAATATCACTAA
- a CDS encoding VOC family protein translates to MSGFNLGTTTALATVAIRVKDRDKMIDFYRDLIGFVLKGEENALAIMGTVEDKSENLWLEESPRAQDYFGKVKKLQHLTLRVGSVAELSDIFARLKKADYPVTILLNETEARIQLTDPEENQLEIYTQVNEALSETDLLAASTGEHTHLSVDSHFEHVHLNVIDVTEEASFLHEILGFENKEQGYHLNNQSFHVGLNKAESEAIAVESHEILGLEFLKFFISEENILDLEKHLSELKKEFFIDKKKSILTIYDAVGIEWWFVRH, encoded by the coding sequence ATGTCAGGTTTTAATTTAGGCACAACTACTGCACTAGCAACAGTAGCAATTCGTGTCAAAGATCGTGATAAAATGATTGATTTTTATCGTGATTTGATTGGTTTTGTCTTAAAAGGGGAAGAAAATGCCTTAGCGATTATGGGAACGGTTGAAGATAAAAGTGAAAATTTGTGGTTGGAAGAAAGTCCACGTGCGCAAGATTACTTTGGTAAAGTAAAAAAATTACAGCATTTAACACTGCGAGTAGGTAGTGTAGCAGAATTAAGTGATATTTTTGCACGCTTGAAAAAAGCGGATTATCCAGTGACTATTTTGCTCAATGAGACAGAAGCTCGAATTCAACTAACTGATCCAGAAGAGAATCAATTAGAAATTTATACTCAAGTCAATGAAGCATTGTCTGAAACAGATTTGTTAGCCGCTAGTACCGGAGAACATACGCATTTGTCTGTCGATTCACACTTTGAACACGTGCACTTAAATGTAATAGATGTTACCGAAGAAGCTTCATTTTTACATGAAATTTTAGGTTTTGAAAACAAAGAACAAGGCTATCACTTAAACAATCAATCTTTTCATGTAGGATTAAACAAAGCGGAAAGTGAAGCTATCGCAGTGGAAAGCCATGAAATTTTAGGTTTAGAATTTTTAAAATTTTTTATTAGTGAAGAAAATATTCTGGACTTAGAAAAACATTTAAGTGAGTTGAAAAAAGAATTTTTTATTGATAAAAAGAAATCTATTTTAACCATTTATGATGCGGTTGGCATCGAGTGGTGGTTCGTTCGTCATTAG
- a CDS encoding ROK family protein, with product MYVGIDIGGTQIKYALVDDAAQIFEKSALDTPKDKEPFLEQVTAIIQAYQEKHDDILGVGISAPGIIQKDGMMTTAGAIRSLYGTNLKEEIKARTGMVTVVENDANAVAIAEKWVGNAQDLDNYLCIVLGTGVGGGIVINGEVFRGAHGIAGEFGWAITKELPEEGNIEYASLNLHISVIGGLCRLYNEALIKEQPEATSTWDAREILQRYTENEPIARQVVDRFHQDLAVGLINLISQYDPEAILIGGGISANEQFFNGLKETMEKLETRHESINFIKQYGWTPILPAKLKNDAGIIGAVYPLHKQSQSS from the coding sequence ATGTACGTGGGAATTGATATTGGTGGGACACAAATTAAATATGCGTTAGTAGACGATGCAGCGCAAATTTTTGAAAAAAGCGCCCTGGATACGCCCAAAGATAAAGAACCATTTTTAGAACAAGTTACAGCAATTATTCAAGCGTATCAGGAAAAGCATGACGATATTTTAGGTGTTGGAATTAGTGCACCAGGTATCATTCAAAAAGATGGAATGATGACGACAGCAGGTGCTATTCGTTCCTTATATGGCACAAACTTAAAAGAAGAAATTAAAGCCCGTACAGGTATGGTAACTGTGGTTGAAAATGATGCGAATGCAGTTGCAATCGCTGAAAAATGGGTAGGAAATGCCCAAGATTTAGATAATTATTTATGTATTGTTTTAGGAACTGGTGTTGGTGGCGGAATTGTCATTAACGGAGAGGTTTTCCGTGGTGCACATGGTATAGCTGGTGAATTTGGCTGGGCAATTACTAAAGAGTTACCTGAAGAAGGTAATATTGAATATGCTAGTTTAAACCTTCACATATCTGTCATTGGTGGCTTGTGCCGTTTGTACAATGAGGCGCTAATTAAAGAACAACCAGAAGCAACATCAACATGGGATGCTCGTGAGATTTTACAACGTTATACAGAAAATGAACCGATTGCTCGCCAAGTTGTTGATCGTTTTCATCAAGATTTAGCGGTTGGTTTAATAAATTTAATCAGTCAATATGACCCAGAGGCGATTTTAATTGGTGGTGGTATCAGTGCCAATGAACAATTTTTTAATGGTCTTAAAGAAACAATGGAAAAACTTGAGACGCGTCATGAGAGCATTAATTTTATCAAGCAATATGGCTGGACACCCATTTTACCAGCAAAATTAAAAAACGATGCAGGAATTATTGGAGCCGTTTACCCATTACATAAACAATCACAATCGTCATGA
- a CDS encoding HIT family protein, translating into MENCIFCKIINQEIPSYKVYEDEKIYAFLDITQVTKGHTLVIPKKHVSDVFEYEEELAADVFTRIPKIARALEASFPEMQGLNIVNNNREVAYQTVFHSHVHLIPRYGKDDDFSMHFGKHMDDYTSEEMVAIAEKIKAQVK; encoded by the coding sequence ATGGAAAACTGTATTTTTTGTAAAATTATCAATCAAGAAATTCCAAGTTATAAAGTATATGAGGATGAAAAAATCTATGCATTCTTAGATATCACGCAAGTAACTAAAGGACATACATTAGTTATTCCTAAAAAACATGTTTCTGATGTTTTCGAATACGAAGAAGAATTAGCGGCGGACGTCTTTACACGCATTCCAAAAATTGCCCGTGCACTCGAAGCATCATTTCCTGAAATGCAAGGGTTGAATATTGTGAATAATAACCGAGAAGTAGCTTATCAAACTGTCTTTCATTCACATGTCCATTTAATCCCTCGTTATGGAAAAGATGACGATTTCTCGATGCATTTCGGTAAACACATGGATGATTATACCTCGGAAGAAATGGTTGCTATTGCTGAAAAAATCAAAGCGCAGGTGAAATAA
- a CDS encoding YtxH domain-containing protein, producing MSFIKGLLFGATVGGVSGLLMAPRSGKETQQMVETYIDDVTESTKEFNESLQNFQQALAQTQKTVEETIPYFTKSLQKDVEAFKFQAAPRLARINEQVEEMNQYIASLPVQNETKKK from the coding sequence ATGAGTTTCATAAAAGGATTATTATTTGGCGCAACAGTTGGTGGCGTCAGTGGTTTATTGATGGCTCCTCGTAGCGGCAAGGAAACCCAACAAATGGTAGAGACATACATTGATGATGTCACTGAATCAACTAAAGAATTTAATGAAAGCTTACAAAATTTTCAACAGGCACTTGCTCAAACCCAGAAAACCGTTGAAGAAACGATTCCCTACTTTACGAAATCGCTACAAAAGGATGTCGAAGCCTTCAAATTTCAAGCCGCGCCTCGTCTGGCACGAATCAATGAACAAGTGGAAGAAATGAATCAATATATTGCTTCACTTCCTGTTCAAAATGAAACTAAGAAAAAGTAA